The following coding sequences are from one Aeromicrobium duanguangcaii window:
- a CDS encoding pyridoxamine 5'-phosphate oxidase family protein, with the protein MTDIWLPEGDFLTDRHLATLSTIGPGGRIHVVAVGFTVFEGIVRITTMDGSQKVRNIERDSRATVAQVVGPQWLSIAGSAQVLRDRESISLAERLYAERYRPPAENPNRVVIAITPEKVMSSRGLRGEAPAHD; encoded by the coding sequence CCCGAGGGCGACTTCCTGACCGATCGCCACTTGGCGACCCTGTCGACGATCGGCCCCGGTGGCCGGATCCACGTGGTCGCCGTGGGTTTCACGGTCTTCGAGGGGATCGTGCGGATCACGACGATGGACGGCAGCCAGAAGGTGCGCAACATCGAGCGCGACTCGCGGGCGACCGTGGCTCAGGTGGTTGGTCCGCAGTGGCTCAGCATCGCGGGCTCGGCGCAGGTGCTGCGTGACCGCGAGTCGATCTCGCTGGCCGAGCGGCTGTACGCCGAGCGCTACCGGCCGCCGGCCGAGAACCCGAACCGCGTCGTCATCGCCATCACGCCCGAGAAGGTCATGTCCTCACGCGGTCTGCGCGGCGAGGCCCCCGCGCACGACTGA